The proteins below come from a single Vidua chalybeata isolate OUT-0048 chromosome 1, bVidCha1 merged haplotype, whole genome shotgun sequence genomic window:
- the SBSPON gene encoding somatomedin-B and thrombospondin type-1 domain-containing protein, protein MGSTALSGALWLGLLWAGSGAGGSCQGKCCQGRDAACVGEGWREGGGYGTCYCDGGCRRAGDCCHDHGQVCPAIPCVVGEWSHWSGCAEQCHPGLRIRRRYVQQEPKNGGEPCPALEEKAGCLEYLTYQGEDCGHEHVPAFITTSEYGKERKRRAASSLWPSDKEAAGYCVEFRTESLSQHCALETRPYARWMQYLREGHTVCVACQPPAMSTATQRCSGDGHNAHGDKILHWEAIGNSQCQGTWKKIRQLEHCSCPLVHSFIFT, encoded by the exons ATGGGCAGCACGGCGCTGTCGGGAGCGctgtggctggggctgctgtgggccGGGAGCGGAGCCGGGGGCAGCTGCCAAGGAAAGTGTTGCCAGGGCCGGGATGCCGCCTGCGTCGGcgagggatggagggagggaggtggcTACGGGACCTGCTACTGCGACGGAGGCTGCCGGCGAGCCGGAGACTGCTGCCACGACCACGGCCAGGTGTGCCCGG CTATTCCCTGTGTTGTGGGGGAGTGGAGTCATTGGAGTGGCTGTGCAGAACAATGTCATCCTGGGTTGCGGATCCGTAGGCGCTATGTTCAGCAGGAACCTAAAAATGGTGGGGAGCCATGTCCAGCTCTGGAGGAGAAGGCTGGCTGCCTGGAATACCTGACTTACCAGGGGGAGGACTGCGGCCATGAACATG tccCTGCTTTCATAACTACCTCTGAATAcggtaaagaaagaaaaagacgAGCAGCATCTTCTCTCTGGCCTTCAgacaaagaagcagcagg ATACTGCGTGGAGTTCAGGACGGAATCCCTTTCCCAGCACTGTGCTTTGGAGACGCGTCCATACGCACGCTGGATGCAGTACCTGCGCGAGGGACACACGGTGTGCGTCgcctgccagcccccagccatGAGCACGGCCACGCAGCGCTGCTCCGGAGACGGCCACAACGCACACGG AGATAAAATCTTACACTGGGAAGCAATTGGCAACTCTCAGTGCCAAGGAACCTGGAAGAAAATCCGGCAACTGGAACACTGTTCCTGTCCCCTGGTGCATAGtttcatttttacataa